In Marinobacter antarcticus, one genomic interval encodes:
- the folP gene encoding dihydropteroate synthase produces MEMKFAGRVLDMSRCHVMGVLNVTPDSFSDGGRFNQLDVALLKARQMVADGATFIDVGGESTRPGAARVSVQEELDRVCPVVEALARELDVIVSVDTSTPEVMSRTTELGAGLINDVRALQRDGALTAAATAGVPVCIMHIQGEPETMQDQPDYRNVLREVGEFLTGRVRAAEKAGIPAHNIILDPGFGFGKNLQHNLRLLASLEQLQILGHPLLVGMSRKSMLGQITGREVDERLPASLAAATIAALKGASIVRVHDVRETVDAVKVVTAVKEAV; encoded by the coding sequence ATGGAAATGAAGTTTGCGGGGCGAGTGCTGGATATGTCCCGCTGTCATGTAATGGGCGTTCTCAATGTGACGCCTGACTCGTTCTCTGATGGTGGTCGGTTCAACCAGTTGGATGTAGCGCTTTTAAAGGCTCGCCAAATGGTCGCTGATGGCGCGACGTTTATTGATGTGGGCGGAGAGTCCACCCGCCCAGGTGCAGCCAGAGTGTCGGTTCAGGAAGAGCTGGACCGCGTTTGTCCGGTGGTCGAAGCGCTTGCACGGGAGCTGGATGTGATTGTTTCCGTAGATACCAGCACTCCCGAAGTGATGTCTCGGACGACTGAGCTCGGTGCCGGGCTGATTAACGATGTGAGAGCGCTGCAGAGGGATGGTGCTCTGACTGCCGCAGCAACTGCGGGAGTGCCCGTATGCATCATGCACATTCAGGGTGAGCCGGAAACCATGCAGGATCAGCCCGACTATCGGAATGTGCTGCGTGAGGTCGGCGAGTTCCTGACCGGGCGCGTTCGAGCGGCGGAGAAGGCAGGGATACCGGCGCACAATATAATTCTGGACCCGGGTTTCGGGTTCGGGAAAAACCTCCAGCATAATCTGCGTCTGCTCGCGTCACTGGAGCAATTGCAGATTCTGGGTCACCCCCTGCTGGTGGGAATGTCCAGAAAATCCATGCTTGGCCAGATTACGGGGCGGGAGGTTGATGAAAGGTTGCCCGCGAGCCTTGCGGCCGCGACAATAGCGGCGTTGAAGGGCGCAAGTATTGTTCGCGTGCACGATGTCAGGGAAACTGTAGATGCCGTCAAAGTGGTGACGGCCGTAAAGGAGGCAGTTTAA
- the glmM gene encoding phosphoglucosamine mutase, which translates to MAGRKYFGTDGIRGRVGESPITPEFMLHLGWAAGQAFKRTGQRNSVLIGKDTRLSGYMFESALESGLSAAGVDVKLLGPMPTPAIAYLTRTFRASLGIVISASHNPHHDNGIKFFSADGTKLDDALEAEIERWLDKPIEVCSPGELGKASRVEDAPGRYVEFCKSTVPNEFTLDHMKIVLDCAHGATYHVAPKVFRELGAQVSVIGAEPDGLNINLNVGSTHMGALKQAVIDKGADLGIAFDGDGDRVLMVDRDGSEVDGDELLYVIASQRFAEGRLKGGVVGTLMTNFGVELALTEMGIAFERANVGDRYVMERLLANNWVLGGEGSGHLVIRDCTSTGDGIVSALQVLLSIVKSGKTLAELRQGMSRLPQTMINVRVSKRFDPFSRDDIVAAVQKAESELGSSGRILLRASGTEPLIRVMAEGQSADDIRRVVEKLVQVVENSTP; encoded by the coding sequence ATGGCCGGAAGAAAATATTTTGGCACGGATGGAATACGCGGCAGGGTGGGTGAGTCCCCGATTACGCCGGAATTCATGTTGCATCTGGGGTGGGCCGCCGGGCAGGCCTTCAAGCGGACTGGTCAACGGAACAGTGTGCTGATTGGCAAGGATACCCGGCTGTCAGGTTACATGTTCGAATCAGCTCTGGAGTCCGGGTTGTCGGCTGCGGGCGTGGATGTGAAGCTGTTGGGCCCCATGCCAACGCCGGCCATTGCTTACCTGACTCGCACCTTCCGTGCATCCTTGGGTATCGTTATCAGTGCCTCCCATAACCCGCATCATGATAATGGCATCAAGTTCTTCTCTGCTGATGGCACCAAGCTGGATGATGCGCTGGAAGCAGAAATTGAGCGCTGGCTGGATAAGCCGATTGAGGTCTGTAGTCCGGGCGAGCTGGGCAAGGCGTCACGGGTGGAAGATGCTCCGGGGCGCTACGTCGAGTTTTGTAAAAGCACGGTGCCGAACGAGTTCACACTGGATCATATGAAGATTGTCCTGGATTGCGCTCACGGGGCAACTTATCACGTTGCTCCAAAAGTGTTCCGCGAATTGGGCGCGCAGGTATCAGTTATTGGTGCAGAGCCGGACGGGCTTAACATCAATCTCAATGTTGGCTCAACGCATATGGGTGCCCTCAAGCAGGCTGTTATTGATAAGGGCGCGGATCTGGGTATTGCTTTTGATGGCGATGGCGACCGGGTTCTGATGGTTGATCGCGACGGCTCCGAAGTAGACGGAGATGAGCTGCTGTATGTGATTGCCTCCCAGCGGTTTGCCGAGGGTCGCCTTAAAGGTGGTGTGGTCGGCACGCTGATGACCAATTTTGGGGTTGAGTTGGCGCTGACAGAAATGGGTATTGCATTTGAGCGTGCCAATGTCGGCGACCGCTATGTAATGGAGCGCCTGCTGGCCAATAACTGGGTGCTCGGCGGAGAAGGTTCCGGCCACCTTGTCATCCGCGACTGCACAAGCACCGGCGATGGCATTGTCTCTGCGCTCCAGGTGCTGCTATCTATCGTCAAGTCTGGTAAAACGCTCGCTGAGTTGCGCCAAGGTATGAGCAGGCTGCCCCAGACGATGATCAATGTGCGTGTTTCCAAGCGTTTTGACCCTTTCAGTCGCGATGATATTGTTGCGGCGGTTCAGAAGGCTGAGTCAGAGCTTGGCAGTTCGGGCAGGATACTGCTGCGGGCCTCCGGGACGGAGCCTTTGATCCGCGTAATGGCGGAAGGTCAGAGTGCTGACGATATCCGTCGTGTCGTCGAAAAGCTCGTGCAAGTCGTGGAAAATTCAACGCCCTGA
- the tpiA gene encoding triose-phosphate isomerase: MRRRIVAGNWKMNGSKDLSEKLVGDVRSEAVSLDNGVEVVIIPPAIYIGDVVKQAQGAVSVGVQNVGRWQSGAYTGEISPGMAKDSGCRYVLVGHSERRQLFGESDEMVAEKVSLVVASGLNAIVCVGETLEERESGQAEAVVAGQVRTGLSSVSQGEWQSIVVAYEPVWAIGTGKTATSDDAQAMHAAIRSVLKDMGAPAEEISLLYGGSVKSDNAAALFSEPDVDGGLIGGASLVAKEFMSICRSFPTGA, from the coding sequence ATGCGACGCAGGATTGTAGCCGGAAACTGGAAGATGAACGGGTCGAAAGACCTCTCGGAAAAACTGGTTGGCGATGTCCGGTCCGAGGCCGTGTCTCTTGATAACGGCGTAGAGGTTGTTATTATTCCTCCCGCAATTTATATCGGGGATGTGGTGAAACAGGCCCAAGGCGCCGTATCAGTTGGCGTTCAGAATGTAGGTCGGTGGCAGTCGGGTGCTTATACTGGGGAGATTTCCCCGGGTATGGCTAAAGATTCAGGTTGCCGCTATGTGCTCGTAGGTCACTCTGAGCGCCGCCAGCTTTTCGGTGAATCCGACGAGATGGTTGCGGAGAAAGTGTCGCTTGTTGTTGCCAGTGGTTTGAACGCCATTGTGTGTGTTGGCGAAACACTGGAAGAGCGTGAGTCCGGGCAGGCTGAAGCAGTGGTTGCTGGCCAGGTGCGCACAGGCTTATCGTCGGTGTCACAAGGTGAGTGGCAGAGTATCGTGGTAGCTTACGAGCCGGTCTGGGCAATTGGTACCGGTAAAACGGCAACCTCAGATGATGCTCAGGCTATGCACGCAGCTATACGGAGCGTCCTGAAAGATATGGGCGCCCCGGCCGAAGAGATTTCGCTGCTTTACGGCGGCAGTGTAAAATCGGATAATGCAGCTGCTCTTTTTTCAGAGCCGGATGTAGACGGCGGTTTAATTGGCGGCGCATCGCTGGTCGCAAAAGAATTTATGAGTATCTGTCGGTCTTTTCCGACGGGTGCCTAA
- the secG gene encoding preprotein translocase subunit SecG — MDWIETLVVVVHVVIAVALVGLVLIQQGKGADAGAAFGGGGASQTVFGSQGSGSFLTRMTAMLAIVFFVTSFSLAVFAKQRAEVAGEAGIPVVKESRQAPAQGAADNADAAKSETGSGESDLPVLE, encoded by the coding sequence ATGGATTGGATAGAAACACTAGTAGTTGTTGTGCACGTGGTGATCGCGGTGGCGCTGGTGGGTCTGGTACTGATCCAGCAGGGTAAAGGTGCGGACGCAGGTGCAGCCTTTGGTGGTGGCGGTGCGTCTCAGACTGTATTCGGTAGTCAGGGCAGTGGCAGTTTTCTGACCCGCATGACAGCTATGCTCGCAATCGTATTCTTTGTAACAAGTTTCTCGCTGGCAGTGTTTGCCAAGCAGCGCGCGGAAGTGGCAGGTGAGGCAGGTATTCCGGTTGTTAAGGAATCCCGTCAGGCCCCTGCTCAGGGTGCTGCCGATAATGCTGATGCTGCCAAAAGCGAAACCGGGAGCGGGGAGTCTGATCTCCCCGTGCTCGAGTAA
- the rimP gene encoding ribosome maturation factor RimP: MSGKLKQLEDILRPVVEGLGYEFWGIEFRSQGYQSLLRVFIDDVENGIGIEDCEKVSRQVSGVMDVEDPIKTEYTLEVSSPGMDRPLFRPEQYQAFVGHQVQIRLRMAFEGRRKFQGLIKGVEGEDIVVVVDDHEYLLPFDSIDKAQIIPVFE, translated from the coding sequence TTGTCAGGCAAGCTTAAACAATTGGAAGACATTCTTCGGCCAGTGGTGGAAGGTTTGGGTTACGAGTTCTGGGGCATTGAGTTCCGTTCCCAGGGCTATCAATCTCTGCTGCGAGTCTTTATAGACGATGTCGAGAACGGCATCGGCATCGAGGACTGCGAGAAAGTCAGTCGTCAGGTCAGTGGCGTGATGGATGTTGAAGATCCTATCAAGACCGAGTACACACTGGAGGTTTCTTCTCCGGGGATGGATCGCCCGCTGTTTCGGCCTGAACAGTATCAGGCATTTGTAGGGCATCAGGTACAAATCCGCTTGCGCATGGCGTTTGAAGGTCGGCGCAAGTTTCAGGGGCTTATTAAAGGTGTTGAGGGTGAGGATATTGTCGTGGTTGTTGATGACCACGAGTATCTGCTGCCTTTTGACAGTATTGATAAAGCCCAGATTATTCCGGTATTCGAGTGA
- the nusA gene encoding transcription termination factor NusA encodes MSKEILLVVEAVSNEKGVEKDVIFEAIELALATAAKKRYEDEESDVRVSIDRRTGEYETFRRWLIVDNDAVPALGTELTFQEAQEIDPALKPGDIYEEKAESVAFGRIGAQAAKQIIFQKVREAERSKIVDSYRDRVGELVSGTVKKVTRDNVIVDLGANAEALLPREHLIPRETFRMGDRVRSLLLEIRTDHRGPQLILSRSAPQMLIELFRIEVPEIAEELIEIRGAARDCGSRAKIAVKTNDRRIDPVGACVGMRGSRVQAVSNELGGERVDIVLWDDNPAQLVINAMAPAEVASIVMDEDRHTMEVAVAEDNLAQAIGRNGQNVRLATELTGWTLNVMTEEEAGQRQEQEYNTLVEHFTAHLDVDEEFAGVLIEEGFTSIEEVAYVPMEEMLAIEGFDEDTVTELRRRAKDALLNQALASEEALDGAEPAEDLLSMDGMDRGLAFKLAGMGVRTMEDLAEQSVDDLLEIEGMDEERAGQLIMTARAPWFEDQA; translated from the coding sequence ATGAGTAAAGAGATCTTGCTGGTGGTTGAAGCCGTCTCGAACGAAAAAGGCGTCGAGAAGGACGTGATATTCGAGGCGATCGAGCTGGCACTCGCCACCGCTGCCAAAAAACGTTACGAAGATGAAGAGTCTGATGTGCGCGTGTCGATTGACCGTCGCACGGGTGAGTACGAAACCTTCCGTCGTTGGCTGATTGTTGATAACGATGCTGTGCCTGCATTGGGTACGGAGCTGACGTTCCAGGAAGCCCAGGAAATTGATCCTGCGCTGAAGCCGGGTGATATATACGAAGAGAAAGCAGAGTCGGTTGCGTTTGGTCGCATCGGTGCTCAGGCTGCGAAGCAGATCATCTTCCAGAAAGTGCGCGAGGCTGAGCGCAGTAAAATCGTCGATAGCTATCGTGATCGCGTTGGCGAACTGGTTTCGGGTACCGTGAAGAAGGTCACCCGTGACAACGTCATTGTGGATCTTGGTGCTAACGCCGAAGCGCTGCTGCCCAGAGAACATCTGATCCCACGCGAGACATTCCGCATGGGTGATCGGGTACGTTCATTGCTGCTCGAAATTCGCACCGATCATCGCGGCCCCCAGCTGATTCTGAGCCGTTCTGCACCGCAGATGCTGATTGAACTGTTTCGCATTGAAGTGCCCGAGATCGCAGAAGAGCTGATTGAAATCCGCGGTGCAGCCCGGGATTGCGGTTCACGCGCAAAGATTGCGGTTAAAACCAACGACCGTCGTATTGATCCGGTTGGCGCCTGTGTCGGCATGCGCGGCTCCCGCGTTCAGGCTGTTTCCAACGAACTGGGCGGTGAGCGTGTAGACATAGTTCTATGGGATGATAATCCCGCGCAGCTGGTGATTAACGCTATGGCCCCTGCAGAAGTGGCTTCCATTGTGATGGACGAAGATCGTCATACTATGGAAGTAGCCGTTGCAGAGGACAATCTGGCGCAGGCTATCGGCCGTAATGGGCAGAATGTGCGCCTGGCTACCGAACTCACAGGCTGGACGCTGAATGTGATGACGGAAGAAGAAGCCGGTCAGCGCCAGGAGCAGGAGTATAATACCTTGGTTGAGCACTTTACCGCCCACCTCGACGTTGATGAAGAGTTCGCCGGTGTGCTGATTGAAGAGGGCTTTACCTCTATTGAGGAAGTCGCCTATGTGCCCATGGAAGAGATGCTGGCGATTGAAGGTTTTGACGAAGACACCGTCACGGAACTACGCCGTCGCGCCAAGGATGCCCTGTTGAATCAGGCCTTGGCCAGCGAAGAAGCCCTCGACGGCGCGGAGCCGGCAGAAGATCTTCTGAGTATGGACGGAATGGATCGCGGCCTGGCGTTTAAACTCGCCGGCATGGGTGTGCGTACCATGGAAGATCTGGCGGAGCAGTCGGTTGACGACTTGCTTGAAATCGAAGGTATGGATGAAGAGCGTGCAGGACAACTGATTATGACCGCACGCGCCCCCTGGTTTGAAGACCAGGCTTAA
- the infB gene encoding translation initiation factor IF-2, which yields MAEVTVKQLAEDVGAPVDRLLKQIVEAGLKARSENDAVSSDEKQQLLAYLRKTHGEADAEPNKITLKRKTTTTLKAGKAKTVNVEVRKRRTYVKRAENAPEPEAEAPEELQEAPKVEQPQEGPAVNVAPTQAGAEAADDAVKAEEPVAEDKASAEKAEPKKAPEPEPVPAPEDMPMPPPEGDGKDRKPKKKKEKVRERGDETDDGKPKKKQAGHRGPRSRSTDEPLVISEDDDDTTLRKPLRAKKKPKEKRHGFERPTKPMVREVEIPEIITVGDLAQRMAVKSGDVIKTLMGMGVMATINQPLDQATSTLVVEELGHKAKPISDDAFEEGVLSEFSIEGKEMAKRAPVVSVMGHVDHGKTSLLDYIRRTKVASGESGGITQHIGAYHVETDHGMISFLDTPGHAAFTAMRARGAQCTDIVILVVASDDGVMPQTKEAVQHARSAGVPIVVAITKMDKEQADPDRVKNELAAIDVIPEDWGGDVQFVPISAHSGDGVDNLLEAVLLQAEILELQASPDSPAQGVVVESSLERGRGSVATVLVQNGTLRQGDMVVAGSCFGKVRAMTDEAGKQVKEAGPSIPVEILGLNGTPNAGDEFFAVADERKAKELAEFRHIREREQRLQRQQAAKLENLFENMGKDEVKSLNVVLKTDVRGSLEAITKSLMDLGNEEVQVKIVSSGVGGIAETDVSLAMATNAVIFGFNVRADTASKRLVEQEGLDLRYYSIIYNLLDDVKAALTGMLAPEFREDIIGIADVRDVFRSPKFGQVAGCMVTEGNVYRNKPIRVLRDNVVIFEGELESLRRFKDDVPEVRNGMECGIGVKGYDVKVGDQIEVFDRVRVERKLESTGA from the coding sequence ATGGCTGAAGTAACGGTAAAACAACTGGCCGAAGATGTAGGCGCTCCCGTGGATCGTTTGCTGAAGCAGATCGTGGAAGCCGGCTTGAAAGCCCGCTCAGAAAACGACGCTGTATCCAGTGATGAGAAGCAGCAGTTGCTGGCTTATCTGAGAAAGACCCACGGTGAAGCAGACGCTGAGCCGAACAAGATTACGCTGAAGCGCAAAACGACAACCACGCTCAAGGCTGGTAAGGCCAAGACCGTCAATGTTGAGGTGCGCAAGCGGCGCACTTATGTAAAGCGCGCAGAGAATGCGCCTGAGCCAGAAGCAGAGGCTCCGGAAGAGTTGCAAGAAGCGCCGAAGGTGGAGCAGCCTCAGGAAGGGCCGGCCGTCAACGTGGCGCCGACGCAGGCAGGTGCAGAAGCTGCTGATGACGCGGTGAAAGCGGAAGAGCCGGTTGCTGAAGATAAGGCTTCTGCTGAGAAGGCTGAACCGAAAAAAGCTCCAGAACCCGAGCCGGTTCCAGCTCCGGAAGATATGCCGATGCCGCCGCCAGAAGGTGATGGCAAGGACCGGAAGCCGAAGAAAAAGAAAGAAAAAGTTCGTGAGCGCGGCGACGAAACTGACGACGGCAAGCCCAAGAAGAAACAGGCTGGCCATCGTGGTCCACGCAGTCGCTCCACAGATGAGCCGCTGGTGATCTCGGAAGACGACGATGACACCACGTTACGTAAACCACTGCGTGCGAAAAAGAAACCCAAAGAGAAGCGTCATGGCTTCGAGAGGCCGACCAAACCAATGGTCAGAGAAGTAGAAATTCCTGAAATTATTACCGTTGGCGATCTTGCCCAGCGGATGGCCGTCAAATCCGGTGATGTCATCAAGACCTTGATGGGCATGGGCGTGATGGCAACCATTAATCAACCGCTGGATCAGGCAACATCCACGCTGGTCGTTGAAGAGCTGGGCCACAAAGCCAAGCCGATCAGTGACGATGCTTTTGAAGAGGGTGTGCTCAGCGAATTCAGCATCGAAGGCAAGGAAATGGCCAAGCGCGCTCCTGTTGTGAGTGTGATGGGCCACGTTGACCACGGTAAAACGTCGCTGCTGGATTACATCCGGCGTACCAAGGTTGCCTCTGGCGAATCCGGTGGTATTACCCAGCATATCGGTGCGTACCATGTGGAAACTGATCACGGCATGATCTCGTTCCTGGATACTCCGGGCCACGCGGCTTTCACCGCGATGCGTGCCCGTGGTGCCCAATGCACGGATATCGTTATCCTGGTTGTAGCGTCAGATGATGGCGTCATGCCGCAAACTAAAGAAGCGGTACAGCATGCCCGCTCTGCCGGTGTGCCTATTGTTGTCGCCATTACCAAGATGGACAAAGAACAGGCAGACCCCGACCGCGTGAAGAACGAGTTGGCGGCGATTGACGTTATTCCGGAAGACTGGGGCGGCGACGTTCAGTTCGTGCCTATCTCCGCTCACTCAGGTGATGGCGTCGACAATCTGCTGGAAGCAGTGCTTCTGCAAGCAGAGATTCTTGAGCTGCAAGCTTCACCCGACTCGCCTGCACAAGGCGTTGTGGTTGAATCCAGCCTTGAGCGTGGCCGCGGTTCTGTAGCGACAGTGCTTGTTCAGAACGGTACGCTGCGCCAGGGAGATATGGTTGTTGCAGGCTCCTGCTTCGGCAAGGTGCGCGCTATGACCGACGAAGCTGGCAAACAGGTGAAAGAAGCTGGTCCGTCTATTCCGGTCGAAATTCTTGGCCTCAATGGCACGCCGAATGCGGGCGACGAGTTCTTTGCAGTAGCCGACGAGCGCAAGGCCAAAGAGCTGGCTGAGTTCCGCCACATCCGTGAGCGCGAGCAGCGGCTGCAGCGTCAGCAGGCTGCCAAGCTGGAGAACTTGTTCGAGAACATGGGCAAGGACGAAGTGAAAAGCCTCAATGTTGTCCTTAAAACGGACGTTCGCGGCTCTCTTGAGGCGATCACCAAGTCGCTGATGGATCTGGGCAATGAAGAAGTTCAGGTGAAGATCGTGTCCTCCGGTGTCGGTGGTATTGCCGAAACGGACGTAAGCCTTGCAATGGCCACCAACGCCGTTATTTTCGGCTTCAACGTGCGTGCGGATACGGCTTCCAAGCGTCTGGTTGAGCAGGAAGGTCTGGATCTTCGCTATTACAGCATCATTTATAACCTGCTGGACGATGTGAAAGCAGCGTTGACCGGCATGCTGGCGCCGGAATTCCGCGAAGACATCATCGGGATTGCAGACGTTCGCGATGTGTTCCGTTCACCGAAGTTCGGTCAGGTTGCTGGCTGCATGGTGACTGAAGGCAATGTTTACCGGAACAAGCCGATTCGTGTACTGCGTGACAACGTGGTTATCTTCGAAGGCGAGCTGGAATCCCTGCGCCGCTTCAAGGACGACGTGCCTGAAGTCCGCAACGGTATGGAATGTGGTATCGGCGTTAAAGGCTACGACGTGAAGGTCGGTGACCAGATCGAAGTCTTCGATCGTGTCAGAGTCGAGCGTAAACTCGAATCTACGGGGGCCTGA
- the rbfA gene encoding 30S ribosome-binding factor RbfA has protein sequence MAREFSRIDRIGDQMQRELAQLIQREVKDPRLGMVTVNAVKVSRDLGYADIYVSLLTTEELTAESPEVKDSISVLNRAAGFLRGQVGRAMKLRVVPQLRFHFDALQGYSRRMDSLIREAVGDKSPVERNDDSQSDNQSDPESKA, from the coding sequence ATGGCTAGAGAGTTCAGTCGTATTGATCGCATTGGCGATCAGATGCAGCGTGAGCTTGCCCAGCTGATTCAGCGCGAGGTCAAGGATCCACGGTTAGGCATGGTAACGGTCAATGCAGTCAAGGTCAGTCGTGACCTTGGCTACGCCGATATCTATGTCTCTCTGTTGACTACCGAGGAACTCACCGCTGAGTCTCCCGAGGTCAAGGATTCGATTTCTGTACTGAATAGGGCTGCCGGGTTCCTTCGCGGGCAAGTGGGAAGAGCCATGAAACTGCGGGTTGTACCGCAGTTACGGTTCCACTTTGATGCGCTGCAGGGCTATAGCCGCAGGATGGACAGTCTGATCCGTGAAGCCGTTGGTGATAAGTCACCCGTTGAGCGGAATGACGACAGCCAGAGTGATAATCAGAGCGATCCGGAGTCAAAGGCTTGA
- the truB gene encoding tRNA pseudouridine(55) synthase TruB: MSRRRKGRDVNGILVIDKPLGITSNGILQEVKRLYGAAKAGHTGALDPLATGVLPLCFGEATKFSQMMLDSDKAYIATARLGERTETGDSEGSVVATKPVPAGLSPEVLEPVLEQFRGNIQQVPSMYSALKHNGRPLYEYAREGIEVERPARPVTIYELRLLDVRENEMDIAVKCTKGTYIRSLVEDIGEVLGCGAHVIALRRTLAAGFTLADVHAVPDLEAIRERGESLDGLLVAPDAALSMFPEHRLSGQPLVSILNGQPVRIPGRAFDGFVRIYGNEGFVGLAEALPEGEETKLVPRRLVSDSGKR; the protein is encoded by the coding sequence TTGAGCCGCAGACGTAAAGGCCGTGATGTTAATGGCATTCTGGTAATCGACAAGCCACTGGGTATTACCTCTAACGGTATCCTGCAGGAGGTCAAGCGCCTTTACGGCGCGGCCAAGGCGGGTCATACCGGTGCTCTGGACCCGCTGGCGACCGGCGTGCTTCCTCTTTGTTTCGGAGAGGCTACAAAGTTCTCGCAGATGATGCTGGACAGTGACAAGGCATACATTGCTACGGCAAGGCTCGGCGAGCGCACCGAAACGGGTGACAGCGAAGGCTCTGTCGTAGCTACAAAGCCGGTGCCGGCAGGCTTGTCACCGGAAGTGCTTGAGCCCGTGCTCGAGCAGTTTCGTGGCAATATCCAGCAAGTTCCCTCCATGTATTCCGCGCTCAAACACAATGGACGCCCGCTTTACGAATATGCCCGTGAAGGCATTGAAGTGGAGCGCCCTGCGCGCCCGGTAACCATTTATGAACTCCGGCTTCTTGATGTACGAGAGAACGAAATGGATATCGCCGTGAAGTGTACCAAGGGTACGTACATTCGCTCACTCGTTGAAGATATCGGCGAGGTTCTGGGTTGCGGTGCTCATGTTATTGCACTTAGACGTACGCTGGCGGCAGGGTTTACTCTTGCCGATGTCCATGCAGTGCCTGATCTTGAGGCCATACGTGAGCGTGGAGAAAGCCTGGACGGCCTGTTGGTTGCGCCTGATGCTGCGCTCTCTATGTTCCCGGAGCACCGCCTGTCGGGCCAGCCTTTGGTGTCGATATTGAACGGACAACCGGTTAGAATACCGGGTCGGGCCTTTGACGGCTTCGTGCGCATTTACGGCAACGAAGGTTTTGTTGGGCTCGCAGAAGCATTGCCGGAAGGGGAGGAAACCAAACTGGTGCCCCGCCGGCTGGTAAGTGACAGCGGTAAACGATAA
- the rpsO gene encoding 30S ribosomal protein S15 has translation MALDANEKAQIVQDYQQADGDTGSPEVQVALLSANINKLQDHFKINKQDHHSRRGLIRMVNQRRKLLDYLRRKNGDRYLELIKRLGLRR, from the coding sequence ATGGCATTAGATGCCAACGAGAAGGCACAGATCGTTCAAGATTATCAGCAAGCTGATGGTGATACTGGTTCCCCGGAAGTGCAGGTTGCACTGCTGAGCGCCAACATCAACAAGCTGCAGGATCACTTCAAGATCAACAAGCAGGATCATCATTCCCGCCGTGGTCTGATCCGGATGGTAAACCAGCGTCGTAAACTGTTGGACTACCTTCGTCGGAAGAACGGTGACCGTTACCTGGAGCTGATCAAGCGTCTGGGACTGCGCCGCTAA